In the Streptomyces fradiae ATCC 10745 = DSM 40063 genome, one interval contains:
- a CDS encoding AIM24 family protein gives MKSELFASENLARQAEAPGMTLQNSKCVKYAVNGEMHARQGSMVAFRGDLRFERKGQGIGGMLKRAVTGEGLPLMAVRGQGEAWFAHEAQNCFVVDFEPGDALTVNGRNVLCFDATLSYEIRTVKGAGMAGGGLFNSVFTGTGKLALVCDGSPVVIPVGQHQPVYVDTDAVVGWSAHLATSLHRSQSFGSMIRGGSGEAVQLMLQGDGFVVVRPSEVTAQPAQG, from the coding sequence ATGAAGAGCGAGCTGTTCGCCTCCGAGAACCTGGCACGCCAGGCCGAGGCCCCCGGTATGACCCTGCAGAACTCCAAGTGCGTCAAGTACGCCGTGAACGGCGAGATGCACGCCCGCCAGGGCTCCATGGTCGCCTTCCGCGGCGACCTCCGGTTCGAGCGGAAGGGCCAGGGCATCGGCGGGATGCTCAAGCGGGCGGTGACCGGTGAGGGGCTGCCGCTGATGGCGGTGCGCGGGCAGGGCGAGGCGTGGTTCGCGCACGAGGCGCAGAACTGCTTCGTGGTGGACTTCGAGCCGGGCGACGCGCTCACCGTCAACGGCCGCAACGTCCTGTGCTTCGACGCGACCCTGTCGTACGAGATCCGCACGGTGAAGGGCGCGGGCATGGCGGGCGGCGGGCTGTTCAACAGCGTCTTCACCGGCACCGGCAAGCTCGCCCTGGTCTGCGACGGCTCCCCGGTCGTGATCCCCGTCGGGCAGCACCAGCCGGTCTACGTGGACACCGACGCCGTCGTGGGGTGGAGCGCCCACCTCGCCACGTCCCTGCACCGCTCGCAGTCGTTCGGCTCCATGATCCGCGGCGGCTCGGGCGAGGCGGTGCAGCTGATGCTCCAGGGCGACGGCTTCGTGGTGGTGCGCCCCAGCGAGGTGACCGCCCAGCCGGCGCAGGGCTGA
- a CDS encoding pyrimidine reductase family protein yields MRRLFPVTDQTPPVPAAPAAPTGPSGHAAAPTGPAAAAPGAPDAAAPAPAGPGARGAAGEWSLDELADAYAYPADPAAAPRGAWLRANMVSSLDGAAQHDGRSQPISSAADMRVFGTLRALADVVVVGAETVRREGYRPARAREAFAARRQAAGQGPAPAVAVVSASLDLDFSLPLYTSPLVPTLVLTGAAAPAERVREAERAGVEVVVAGDGRGVDPERAVRALAARGLSRQLTEGGPRLLGQFVAAGVLDELCLTVSPTLTAGDAQRIAGGPSLAVPSRFALVSVLEEDGFLFTRYRRADPDPDAAPDTDAAPGTASA; encoded by the coding sequence ATGCGACGCCTGTTCCCTGTGACCGACCAGACACCGCCCGTTCCCGCAGCTCCGGCCGCCCCCACCGGGCCGTCGGGGCACGCGGCCGCCCCCACCGGGCCCGCCGCCGCGGCGCCCGGCGCACCGGACGCCGCCGCGCCGGCGCCCGCCGGACCGGGCGCGCGGGGAGCGGCCGGCGAGTGGTCGCTCGACGAGCTGGCCGACGCGTACGCCTACCCCGCCGACCCGGCCGCCGCCCCGCGCGGCGCCTGGCTGCGGGCGAACATGGTCTCCTCCCTGGACGGCGCCGCCCAGCACGACGGGCGCTCCCAGCCGATCTCCTCCGCCGCCGACATGCGGGTCTTCGGCACGCTCCGGGCCCTGGCCGACGTGGTGGTCGTGGGCGCCGAGACCGTACGCCGGGAGGGGTACCGCCCCGCTCGCGCGCGGGAGGCGTTCGCCGCGCGCCGCCAGGCGGCCGGGCAGGGGCCCGCGCCCGCCGTCGCCGTGGTCAGCGCCTCGCTGGACCTGGACTTCTCGCTGCCGCTGTACACCTCCCCGCTCGTGCCGACCCTGGTCCTCACGGGCGCCGCCGCGCCGGCCGAGCGGGTCCGGGAGGCGGAGCGCGCCGGGGTCGAGGTGGTCGTCGCGGGCGACGGGCGGGGCGTCGACCCGGAGCGGGCCGTACGGGCGCTGGCCGCGCGCGGGCTGTCCCGGCAGCTCACCGAGGGCGGGCCGAGGCTGCTGGGGCAGTTCGTGGCCGCCGGGGTGCTGGACGAGCTGTGCCTGACCGTGTCGCCGACGCTCACCGCCGGGGACGCCCAGCGCATCGCGGGCGGGCCGTCCCTCGCGGTGCCGTCGCGCTTCGCGCTCGTGTCGGTCCTGGAGGAGGACGGCTTCCTCTTCACCCGGTACCGCCGCGCCGACCCCGACCCCGACGCCGCCCCCGACACCGACGCCGCCCCCGGCACCGCCAGCGCCTGA
- a CDS encoding OsmC family peroxiredoxin, with the protein MATIRHAHTVWEGNLTEGTGTVTLDSSGIGSYPVSWPARAEEPNGKTSPEELIAAAHSSCFSMFLSAVLGKAGTPPTRLTTKADVTFQPGTGITGVHLTVEGQVPGVDEAAFAKAAEEAKAGCPVSQALAGTTITLTATLAA; encoded by the coding sequence ATGGCCACCATCCGTCACGCGCACACCGTCTGGGAGGGCAACCTCACCGAGGGCACGGGCACCGTGACCCTCGACTCCTCCGGCATCGGCTCCTACCCGGTCTCCTGGCCGGCGCGCGCCGAGGAGCCGAACGGCAAGACCAGCCCGGAGGAGCTGATCGCGGCCGCGCACTCGAGCTGCTTCTCGATGTTCCTGTCGGCCGTCCTCGGCAAGGCGGGCACGCCGCCGACCCGGCTGACCACCAAGGCCGACGTCACCTTCCAGCCCGGCACGGGCATCACGGGCGTGCACCTGACGGTCGAGGGCCAGGTGCCCGGCGTGGACGAGGCCGCCTTCGCCAAGGCGGCGGAGGAGGCCAAGGCGGGCTGCCCGGTCAGCCAGGCCCTGGCGGGCACGACCATCACGCTCACCGCGACGCTCGCGGCCTGA
- a CDS encoding DUF692 domain-containing protein produces MKGLGTGMGWRPEIADAVERLPGVDWVEVVAENVCPGHVPDSLTRLRERGVTVVPHGVSLGLGGADRPDEARLARLAATATALGAPLVTEHVAFVRAGGPRTASPVLEAGHLLPVPRTREALDVLCENVRIAQEALPVPLALENAAALFAWPGDELTEGRFLAELVERTGVRLLIDVANLHTNRVNRGDDPAAALAELPVEAIAYVHVAGGVERDGVWHDTHAHPVPPQVLDLLSQLAARAVPPGVLLERDDDFPPEEELAAELAAIRERVAAAGPSRHPAAAGPSRHPAAAPAGAPGPGEARGRAGAPAGTRAPDHATAPTEARAPHRTDAPAEAWEAAPEAARERLALRQTALLSALVAGTPAPEGFDGARLRQQALALARKRAGVVARLAPELPVLLGAGYREAFVAYARTRPMAGGYRRDALDFARHLLDSGRPGDVRARRRLYRWWAERAGPRPAGRAARLVHAARAALVV; encoded by the coding sequence ATGAAGGGGCTCGGCACAGGCATGGGCTGGCGGCCGGAGATCGCGGACGCGGTGGAGCGGCTGCCCGGCGTCGACTGGGTGGAGGTCGTGGCGGAGAACGTCTGCCCCGGCCACGTCCCCGACTCCCTCACCCGGCTGCGCGAGCGGGGCGTCACGGTCGTCCCGCACGGCGTGTCCCTCGGTCTCGGCGGCGCCGACCGCCCCGACGAGGCCCGCCTCGCCCGGCTCGCCGCGACCGCGACGGCGCTGGGCGCGCCGCTGGTGACGGAGCACGTGGCGTTCGTACGCGCCGGGGGGCCGCGTACGGCGTCGCCCGTCCTGGAGGCGGGGCACCTGCTGCCCGTGCCGCGCACGCGGGAGGCGCTGGACGTGCTGTGCGAGAACGTGCGCATCGCGCAGGAGGCGCTGCCGGTGCCGCTGGCCCTGGAGAACGCGGCGGCCCTCTTCGCCTGGCCCGGCGACGAGCTGACGGAGGGCCGGTTCCTGGCGGAGCTGGTCGAGCGCACCGGCGTGCGGCTCCTGATCGACGTGGCGAACCTCCACACCAACCGGGTCAACCGGGGCGACGACCCGGCCGCGGCGCTGGCGGAGCTGCCCGTCGAGGCCATCGCGTACGTGCACGTGGCGGGCGGGGTCGAGCGCGACGGCGTCTGGCACGACACCCACGCCCACCCCGTGCCGCCGCAGGTCCTCGACCTGCTGTCACAGCTGGCGGCCCGCGCCGTGCCGCCGGGCGTGCTGCTGGAGCGCGACGACGACTTCCCCCCGGAGGAGGAGCTGGCGGCGGAGCTGGCGGCGATCCGCGAGCGGGTGGCGGCGGCCGGTCCGAGCCGTCACCCGGCGGCGGCCGGTCCGAGCCGTCACCCGGCGGCGGCCCCGGCCGGCGCGCCGGGGCCGGGGGAAGCGCGGGGCCGGGCGGGCGCACCCGCCGGGACGCGGGCGCCGGACCACGCGACCGCACCCACCGAGGCGCGGGCCCCGCACCGCACGGACGCACCGGCCGAGGCGTGGGAGGCGGCGCCGGAGGCCGCGCGGGAGCGGCTGGCACTGAGGCAGACGGCGCTGCTGTCGGCGCTCGTCGCGGGCACCCCGGCCCCCGAGGGCTTCGACGGGGCGCGGCTGCGGCAGCAGGCGCTGGCACTGGCCCGCAAGCGGGCGGGCGTCGTCGCGAGGCTCGCGCCCGAGCTGCCGGTGCTGCTGGGCGCGGGCTACCGGGAGGCGTTCGTCGCGTACGCCCGGACCCGTCCGATGGCGGGCGGCTACCGGCGGGACGCGCTGGACTTCGCCCGGCACCTGCTCGACTCGGGGCGGCCGGGGGACGTGCGCGCCCGGCGGCGGCTGTACCGCTGGTGGGCGGAGCGCGCGGGCCCCCGCCCGGCGGGCAGGGCGGCCCGGCTGGTGCACGCGGCGCGGGCCGCGCTCGTGGTGTGA
- the zapE gene encoding cell division protein ZapE, whose protein sequence is MSTSALTEAVPLSLCAREPHVPADRLVAEMVPPPRFDGVRFDTYIPDPNQPSQAEAVRVLADFAAGLGGEPAAGGRRRWFARKPAAPSGPRGVYLDGGYGVGKTHLLASLWHATPAEPALKAFGTFVELTNLVGALGFQQTVRTLSGHRLLCIDEFELDDPGDTVLVSTLLGKLVEAGVALAATSNTLPGKLGEGRFAAADFLREIQGLSAHFRPQRIDGEDYRHRGLPEAPAPYADEQVTRAAHATPGASLDRFPDLLDHLARVHPSRYGALTEDVAAVCLTGVTAVPDQSTALRLVVLADRLYDREIPVVASGLPFDRLFGEEMLNGGYRKKYFRAISRLTALARDAKGLVAQ, encoded by the coding sequence GTGTCGACGAGTGCCCTGACCGAAGCGGTCCCGCTGTCCCTGTGCGCCCGCGAGCCGCACGTCCCCGCCGATCGCCTGGTCGCCGAGATGGTGCCGCCGCCCCGTTTCGACGGCGTGCGCTTCGACACGTACATCCCCGACCCGAACCAGCCCAGCCAGGCCGAGGCCGTCCGGGTCCTCGCGGACTTCGCCGCCGGTCTCGGCGGGGAGCCCGCCGCCGGGGGCAGGCGCCGCTGGTTCGCCCGCAAGCCCGCCGCGCCCAGCGGACCGCGCGGCGTCTACCTGGACGGCGGGTACGGCGTCGGCAAGACCCACCTGCTGGCGTCGCTGTGGCACGCCACCCCGGCCGAGCCCGCGCTCAAGGCGTTCGGCACGTTCGTGGAGCTGACCAACCTGGTCGGCGCGCTCGGCTTCCAGCAGACCGTGCGGACGCTGAGCGGGCACCGGCTGCTGTGCATCGACGAGTTCGAGCTCGACGACCCGGGCGACACGGTGCTGGTGTCCACGCTGCTCGGCAAGCTGGTCGAGGCGGGCGTCGCGCTGGCCGCCACGTCGAACACCCTCCCGGGGAAGCTGGGCGAGGGCCGGTTCGCGGCCGCCGACTTCCTGCGCGAGATCCAGGGCCTGTCGGCCCACTTCCGGCCGCAGCGCATCGACGGCGAGGACTACCGGCACCGCGGACTGCCCGAGGCGCCCGCGCCGTACGCGGACGAGCAGGTGACGCGGGCCGCCCACGCGACGCCGGGCGCCTCCCTGGACCGCTTCCCCGACCTGCTGGACCACCTCGCGCGGGTCCACCCGAGCCGGTACGGGGCGCTGACGGAGGACGTGGCCGCCGTGTGCCTGACCGGGGTGACGGCCGTCCCCGACCAGTCGACGGCGCTGCGCCTGGTCGTCCTCGCGGACCGGCTGTACGACCGGGAGATACCCGTGGTCGCCTCCGGACTGCCGTTCGACCGGCTGTTCGGCGAGGAGATGCTGAACGGCGGGTACCGGAAGAAGTACTTCCGGGCGATCTCCCGCCTCACCGCCCTCGCGCGCGACGCGAAGGGGCTGGTGGCGCAGTAG
- a CDS encoding potassium channel family protein — MGAAVAAYFLLPFDRLGPHRPGLSWSILGATLAAMAVLILRQIHDILLDRPDTRSGLVIAVLLALSVLIFAACYLVLARDPGEFSGLETRVDALYFTLVTLATIGYGDITPLGQSARAVVVVQVLYSFVFLTAGVTALSRRVRWLTETRRDRQNRG, encoded by the coding sequence GTGGGCGCGGCGGTCGCCGCGTACTTCCTGCTCCCCTTCGACCGGCTGGGCCCCCACCGCCCGGGCTTGAGCTGGTCGATCCTGGGCGCCACACTGGCCGCGATGGCGGTGCTGATCCTGCGGCAGATCCACGACATCCTGCTGGACCGGCCCGACACCCGATCCGGCCTCGTCATCGCCGTCCTGCTGGCCCTCTCGGTGCTGATCTTCGCCGCCTGCTACCTCGTCCTCGCCCGCGACCCCGGCGAGTTCTCGGGTCTTGAGACGCGCGTCGACGCCCTGTACTTCACCCTCGTGACCCTGGCGACCATCGGCTACGGCGACATCACCCCGCTCGGGCAGTCGGCCCGCGCGGTGGTCGTGGTGCAGGTCCTGTACAGCTTCGTGTTCCTCACCGCCGGCGTGACGGCGCTGAGCAGGCGCGTGCGGTGGCTGACCGAGACGCGGCGCGACCGCCAGAACCGCGGCTGA
- a CDS encoding alkaline phosphatase PhoX has product MSATRRQMLTRTGSALAGIAFSGALAELFAGTAAASAHTGSTGYGPLVPDPDGLLDLPRGFRYRVLSREGAPLRSGEGAVPGRHDGMAAIAGRRGRVHLVRNHENGADAPLGVPTVPGLTYDPAARGGCTVLTLDPRGAVVDERVGVAGTAVNCAGGPTPWRTWLTCEETEDTAGTDGYERDHGFVFEVDPADPRRSGAVPLTALGRFAHEAVAVDPRSGVVYETEDAFERPFGLFYRFLPHRPLGGPGSLRAGGTLEAMRVPGVPDLSAVREPGTRFDRVEWVPVPDSQARRTPIRFQDFGRRGITHAQKLEGCYWGGRSVYFVSSFARASQGSAADHHGQVWRYDPHLRWLTLVVVFGPDSDPRLPGESPDNICLAPGGGLMVCEDGGGAQHVYGLTRRGEVYAMARNAQALETDASGQATEWGEFAGVTFSPDGRTMYVNCYTPGTTFAVTGPWA; this is encoded by the coding sequence ATGTCCGCAACACGACGTCAGATGCTCACCCGTACGGGCTCCGCGCTCGCCGGGATCGCCTTCAGCGGCGCGCTCGCCGAACTGTTCGCCGGGACGGCCGCCGCCTCCGCCCACACCGGCTCCACCGGCTACGGGCCGCTCGTCCCCGACCCCGACGGCCTCCTCGACCTCCCGCGCGGCTTCCGCTACCGGGTGCTGTCCCGCGAGGGGGCGCCGCTGCGCTCCGGAGAGGGCGCGGTGCCGGGCCGGCACGACGGGATGGCCGCCATCGCCGGCCGCCGCGGCCGCGTCCACCTGGTCCGCAACCACGAGAACGGCGCGGACGCCCCGCTCGGCGTCCCGACCGTGCCGGGGCTCACGTACGACCCGGCGGCCAGGGGCGGCTGCACCGTGCTCACCCTCGACCCGCGCGGCGCCGTCGTCGACGAGCGCGTCGGCGTCGCCGGGACGGCCGTCAACTGCGCGGGCGGGCCGACGCCCTGGAGGACCTGGCTGACCTGCGAGGAGACCGAGGACACCGCCGGGACGGACGGCTACGAGCGGGACCACGGGTTCGTCTTCGAGGTGGACCCCGCCGACCCGCGCCGCTCCGGCGCCGTGCCGCTCACCGCCCTCGGGCGCTTCGCGCACGAGGCCGTCGCCGTCGACCCCCGCTCGGGCGTGGTGTACGAGACGGAGGACGCGTTCGAGCGGCCCTTCGGGCTGTTCTACCGGTTCCTGCCGCACCGGCCCCTCGGCGGCCCCGGCTCGCTGCGCGCGGGCGGCACCCTGGAGGCGATGCGGGTGCCGGGCGTGCCGGACCTGTCCGCCGTCAGGGAGCCGGGCACCCGCTTCGACCGCGTGGAGTGGGTCCCCGTACCGGACAGCCAGGCACGGCGCACCCCGATCCGGTTCCAGGACTTCGGACGGCGCGGCATCACGCACGCGCAGAAGCTGGAGGGCTGCTACTGGGGCGGCCGGTCGGTGTACTTCGTCTCCAGTTTCGCCCGCGCCTCGCAGGGGTCGGCCGCCGACCACCACGGGCAGGTCTGGCGGTACGACCCGCACCTGCGCTGGCTCACGCTGGTCGTGGTCTTCGGCCCGGACTCCGACCCGCGGCTGCCCGGCGAGTCGCCCGACAACATCTGCCTGGCCCCCGGCGGCGGACTGATGGTGTGCGAGGACGGCGGAGGCGCGCAGCACGTGTACGGGCTGACGCGGCGCGGCGAGGTGTACGCGATGGCCCGCAACGCGCAGGCGCTGGAGACCGACGCCTCCGGCCAGGCCACCGAGTGGGGCGAGTTCGCCGGGGTCACCTTCTCGCCGGACGGCCGGACGATGTACGTCAACTGCTACACCCCGGGGACGACGTTCGCGGTGACCGGGCCCTGGGCCTGA
- a CDS encoding peptidyl-tRNA hydrolase has translation MLARDRPPAPVPYRGDWQTGRVSSENVTGTDERDTAPQFVLPLVVRIEKAAPPARTDALETAARAVLVMLSDERSTGDGPWARAVRDWEDARIRKVVRRARGAEWRRAALLPGVTVTGEEAEVRVFPPVPLDGWPKDLARLQVSGTELDDPAVPPPPAPGGAVLWLNPELRMSAGKEMAQAGHGAQLLWWALDGAARAAWREAGFPLAVRTALPGRWAELVASGRPVVRDAGFTEIAPGSATVVSDFTPAAAAPPERPGTSGAAPAGTPAGATAGAPAASDAERPAPPA, from the coding sequence ATGCTGGCCCGCGACCGGCCCCCGGCGCCAGTCCCGTACCGGGGCGACTGGCAGACTGGGCGGGTGAGCAGCGAGAACGTGACCGGGACCGACGAGCGGGACACCGCACCGCAGTTCGTCCTGCCGCTCGTGGTCCGGATCGAGAAGGCCGCGCCGCCCGCCCGCACGGACGCGCTGGAGACCGCCGCGCGGGCCGTGCTGGTGATGCTGTCGGACGAGCGCTCGACCGGTGACGGCCCGTGGGCGCGGGCCGTCCGCGACTGGGAGGACGCGCGCATCCGCAAGGTCGTCCGGCGGGCCAGGGGCGCCGAGTGGCGGCGCGCCGCGCTGCTGCCGGGTGTCACGGTCACCGGCGAGGAGGCCGAGGTACGGGTCTTCCCGCCGGTCCCGCTCGACGGCTGGCCCAAGGACCTGGCCCGTCTCCAGGTCTCCGGCACGGAGCTCGACGACCCGGCCGTGCCCCCGCCGCCCGCGCCCGGCGGCGCCGTGCTGTGGCTCAACCCGGAGCTGCGGATGTCCGCGGGCAAGGAGATGGCGCAGGCCGGGCACGGGGCGCAACTGCTGTGGTGGGCGCTGGACGGCGCCGCCCGCGCGGCGTGGCGGGAGGCGGGCTTCCCCCTCGCGGTGCGCACCGCGCTGCCCGGGCGGTGGGCGGAGCTGGTCGCGAGCGGCCGTCCGGTGGTCCGCGACGCGGGCTTCACGGAGATCGCCCCCGGCTCGGCCACGGTCGTCTCCGACTTCACCCCCGCCGCGGCGGCCCCGCCGGAGCGTCCGGGAACGTCCGGCGCGGCGCCCGCCGGGACGCCCGCCGGAGCGACCGCCGGAGCGCCGGCGGCGAGCGACGCCGAACGGCCCGCCCCGCCCGCCTGA
- a CDS encoding polysaccharide deacetylase family protein, producing the protein MSVLAACGLGLVLAGCGTPAAGPADRAAQVAAPSPVASPDAPAASGPAGASGASEAPARGGAGAARRVPPTLAPGPGGLTPVFERRAPLSGGAAAEKTVALTFDADMTADQGPRAAGGERFDNPALIDTLRRLDVDATVFMTGRWAEEYPDQARSIGADPRFEVANHSYSHHAFRTPCYGLPTLGRADMAADVERAFAAFRTAGVRNVVPYFRFPGGCYDDDALRALAPAKVTAVQWDVVGGDAFAKDADAVARQVLQGVRPGSVVVLHCTLSAAPVTEQAIRRVVPELRARGYRFVKVSELMAG; encoded by the coding sequence GTGTCGGTGCTGGCTGCCTGCGGTCTCGGTCTCGTGCTGGCCGGCTGCGGGACCCCCGCGGCCGGCCCGGCGGACCGGGCGGCCCAGGTCGCCGCCCCCTCGCCCGTCGCCTCTCCGGACGCCCCGGCCGCCTCCGGGCCGGCCGGGGCGTCCGGCGCGTCCGAGGCGCCCGCGCGCGGCGGGGCCGGGGCCGCCCGGCGCGTGCCGCCCACCCTGGCCCCCGGCCCCGGCGGCCTGACCCCCGTCTTCGAGCGCCGCGCCCCCCTCTCCGGCGGGGCCGCCGCCGAGAAGACCGTCGCGCTCACCTTCGACGCCGACATGACGGCCGACCAGGGACCGCGCGCGGCGGGCGGCGAGCGGTTCGACAACCCCGCGCTGATCGACACGCTCCGCCGCCTGGACGTGGACGCGACCGTGTTCATGACCGGCCGGTGGGCGGAGGAGTACCCCGACCAGGCCAGGTCCATCGGCGCCGACCCGCGTTTCGAGGTGGCCAACCACTCCTACAGCCACCACGCCTTCCGGACCCCCTGCTACGGCCTGCCCACGCTGGGCCGCGCGGACATGGCGGCGGACGTGGAGCGGGCGTTCGCGGCGTTCCGCACGGCGGGCGTGCGCAACGTCGTGCCGTACTTCCGCTTCCCCGGCGGCTGCTACGACGACGACGCGCTGCGCGCGCTGGCCCCGGCGAAGGTGACGGCCGTCCAGTGGGACGTGGTGGGCGGCGACGCGTTCGCGAAGGACGCCGACGCGGTGGCCCGGCAGGTCCTCCAGGGCGTGCGGCCGGGCTCGGTGGTGGTCCTGCACTGCACGCTGAGCGCGGCGCCCGTGACCGAGCAGGCGATCCGCCGCGTCGTCCCGGAGCTGCGGGCGCGCGGCTACCGGTTCGTGAAGGTCTCCGAACTGATGGCGGGCTGA